A genomic stretch from Mycobacterium paraterrae includes:
- the kasB gene encoding 3-oxoacyl-ACP synthase KasB, whose amino-acid sequence MTTSSKLATGNGFPDIVVTGVAMTTALATDAETTWKMLLDGQSGIRTLDDPFVEEFDLPVRIGGHLLEEFDSQLNRVENRRMGYLQKMATVLNRRLWESIGSPEIDTNRLTVSIGTGIGSSEELIFAYDGMREKGMKAVSPLAVQMYMPNAAAATVGLQHQAKAGVMTAVSACASGSEGIARAWQQLALGEADIAICGGVETKIEAVPIAGFAQMRIVMSTNNDDPAGACRPFDKDRDGFVFGEAGALMVIETEEHAKARGANILARLMGASVTSDGFHMVAPDPNGERAGHAMTRAIQLAGLQPSDIKHINAHATGTSVGDVAEGKAINRALGPGGGNAAVYAPKGALGHSVGAVGAVESILTVLALRDQVIPPTLNLKNLDPEIDLDVVAGTPRTGDYDYAINNSFGFGGHNVALTFGRY is encoded by the coding sequence ATGACCACATCGTCAAAGTTGGCTACGGGAAACGGATTTCCCGACATTGTTGTCACCGGTGTCGCGATGACGACCGCTCTGGCAACCGACGCCGAGACCACGTGGAAGATGCTGCTGGACGGGCAAAGCGGAATCCGGACCCTCGACGACCCGTTCGTCGAGGAGTTCGATCTGCCAGTCCGTATCGGCGGTCACCTGCTCGAGGAATTCGACAGTCAGCTCAATCGCGTCGAAAACCGCCGAATGGGCTACCTGCAAAAGATGGCCACGGTGCTGAACCGGCGGCTGTGGGAGAGCATCGGCTCGCCCGAGATCGACACCAACCGCTTGACGGTCTCGATCGGCACCGGCATCGGGTCCAGCGAAGAGTTGATCTTCGCCTATGACGGCATGCGTGAGAAGGGCATGAAGGCGGTCTCCCCCCTGGCCGTGCAGATGTACATGCCCAACGCCGCCGCCGCGACGGTCGGACTGCAGCACCAGGCTAAGGCCGGCGTGATGACCGCCGTGTCGGCGTGCGCGTCGGGCTCCGAGGGCATTGCCCGCGCCTGGCAGCAGCTGGCACTCGGCGAAGCCGACATCGCGATCTGCGGTGGCGTCGAGACCAAGATCGAAGCGGTGCCGATCGCTGGGTTCGCCCAGATGCGCATCGTGATGTCGACCAACAACGACGACCCCGCCGGTGCGTGCCGCCCGTTCGACAAAGACCGTGACGGCTTTGTTTTCGGCGAGGCCGGAGCGTTGATGGTGATCGAGACCGAGGAGCACGCCAAGGCTCGCGGCGCCAACATTTTGGCGCGGCTGATGGGGGCCAGCGTCACCTCCGACGGCTTCCACATGGTGGCGCCGGACCCCAACGGTGAGCGGGCCGGGCACGCCATGACCCGGGCGATCCAGCTCGCCGGGCTGCAGCCGTCCGACATCAAACACATCAACGCCCACGCCACCGGCACCTCCGTCGGCGATGTTGCCGAAGGCAAGGCGATCAACCGGGCGCTGGGTCCCGGTGGCGGCAACGCGGCGGTGTACGCCCCCAAGGGCGCGCTCGGCCACTCCGTCGGTGCTGTCGGCGCCGTCGAATCGATCCTCACCGTCCTGGCCCTCCGCGATCAGGTCATCCCGCCGACGCTCAACCTGAAGAACCTGGACCCGGAGATCGACCTCGACGTGGTGGCGGGCACGCCGCGGACGGGCGACTACGACTACGCCATCAACAATTCGTTCGGCTTTGGCGGGCACAACGTGGCACTCACTTTCGGCCGGTACTGA
- a CDS encoding acyl-CoA carboxylase subunit beta, with product MTTLAPEAIDESLDPRDPLLRLSRFFDDGSIELLHERDRSGVLAAGGTVNGVRTIAFATDGTVMGGAMGLEGCTHIVSAYDTAIEEQSPIVGIWHSGGARLAEGVKALHAVGLVFEAMIRASGYIPQISVVVGFAAGGAAYGPALTDVVIMAPEGRVFVTGPDVVRSVTGEDVDMASLGGPDTHHKKSGVCHIVADDEADAYERGRRLVGLFCQQGHFDRSKAEAHETDLHALLPESPRRAYDVHPLVNALLDDDAPFDEFQAKWAPSMVVGLGRLSGRSVGVLANNPLRLGGCLNSESAEKAARFVRLCDAFGIPLIVIVDVPGYLPGVDQEWGGVVRRGAKLLHAFGEATVPRVTLVTRKIYGGAYIAMNSRSLGATKVFAWPDAEVAVMGAKAAVGILHKKKLAAAADHERDALHEELAAEHERIAGGVDNAIEIGVVDEKIDPAHTRGKITEALAEAPARRGRHKNIPL from the coding sequence ATGACGACCCTGGCCCCTGAGGCAATCGACGAGTCGCTCGACCCGCGCGATCCGCTGCTGCGACTGAGCAGGTTCTTCGACGACGGCAGCATCGAATTGCTGCACGAGCGCGACCGCTCCGGCGTACTCGCCGCCGGCGGAACCGTCAACGGCGTGCGCACCATCGCGTTCGCCACCGACGGCACCGTGATGGGCGGCGCGATGGGCCTCGAGGGTTGCACGCACATCGTCAGCGCCTACGACACCGCCATCGAGGAACAGAGCCCGATCGTGGGTATCTGGCACTCCGGCGGCGCCCGGCTGGCCGAGGGCGTCAAGGCCCTGCACGCCGTCGGTCTGGTGTTCGAGGCGATGATCCGGGCGTCCGGTTACATCCCGCAAATCTCCGTCGTGGTCGGCTTCGCCGCGGGCGGTGCCGCCTACGGTCCGGCGCTCACCGACGTAGTCATCATGGCGCCGGAGGGCCGGGTGTTCGTCACCGGACCCGACGTCGTCCGCAGCGTCACCGGCGAGGACGTCGACATGGCGTCGCTGGGTGGCCCCGATACCCACCACAAGAAGTCCGGCGTGTGCCACATCGTCGCCGACGACGAGGCCGACGCCTACGAGCGCGGTCGCCGGTTGGTCGGATTGTTCTGCCAGCAGGGGCATTTCGACCGCAGCAAGGCCGAGGCGCACGAGACCGACCTGCACGCGCTGCTGCCTGAATCGCCGCGACGGGCCTACGACGTGCACCCGCTGGTCAACGCGTTGCTCGATGACGACGCACCCTTCGATGAGTTTCAGGCCAAGTGGGCGCCGTCGATGGTGGTCGGCCTGGGCCGGTTGTCCGGACGCTCGGTGGGCGTGCTCGCCAACAACCCGCTGCGGCTGGGCGGCTGCCTGAACTCCGAAAGCGCCGAGAAGGCAGCACGTTTCGTGCGGCTGTGCGACGCGTTCGGCATCCCGCTGATCGTGATCGTCGACGTGCCCGGTTACCTGCCCGGTGTGGATCAGGAATGGGGCGGCGTCGTTCGTCGCGGCGCCAAGCTGCTGCACGCCTTCGGCGAGGCCACCGTTCCGCGGGTCACGTTGGTGACCCGAAAGATCTACGGCGGGGCCTACATCGCGATGAACTCGCGCTCGCTGGGCGCCACCAAGGTGTTCGCCTGGCCGGACGCCGAAGTCGCGGTGATGGGCGCCAAGGCGGCCGTCGGCATTCTGCACAAGAAGAAGCTCGCCGCCGCGGCCGACCACGAGCGTGACGCGCTGCACGAGGAACTCGCCGCCGAGCACGAGCGGATCGCCGGTGGCGTCGACAACGCCATCGAGATCGGCGTCGTCGACGAGAAGATCGACCCCGCTCATACCCGCGGCAAGATCACCGAGGCGCTGGCCGAGGCACCGGCCCGGCGCGGACGCCACAAGAACATCCCGCTGTAA
- a CDS encoding SDR family oxidoreductase yields the protein MTNLSGKSAVVAAGAKNLGGLISTTLADKGVNVAVHYNSASTEAEADKTVAAVEAAGVKAIKVQGDLTKPDNVTALFDAAVDAFGGVDIAINTVGKVLRKPIVETTEAEYDSMFDINSKAAYFFLQQAGKRLNDGGSVVTIVTALLAAFTDGYSTYAGAKSPVEHFTRAASKEFGVRGISVNNVAPGPMDTPFFYGEETPERVEFHKSQAMGNRLTLIEDIAPLVVFLVGEGHWVTGQTIFANGGYTTR from the coding sequence ATGACCAACCTCAGCGGCAAGTCAGCAGTGGTGGCTGCCGGAGCGAAGAACCTGGGCGGGCTGATCAGTACGACGCTGGCCGACAAGGGCGTCAACGTCGCGGTGCACTACAACAGCGCGTCGACCGAAGCCGAGGCCGACAAGACCGTCGCGGCCGTCGAAGCCGCGGGCGTCAAGGCGATCAAGGTCCAAGGCGACCTGACCAAACCGGACAACGTCACGGCGCTGTTCGACGCCGCGGTCGACGCCTTCGGCGGTGTCGACATCGCGATCAACACGGTCGGCAAGGTGTTGCGCAAGCCGATCGTCGAAACCACCGAGGCCGAGTACGACTCGATGTTCGACATCAACTCCAAGGCCGCGTACTTCTTCCTGCAGCAGGCCGGCAAGCGTCTCAACGACGGGGGATCGGTGGTCACGATCGTCACCGCGCTGTTGGCCGCGTTCACCGACGGCTACTCCACCTACGCCGGGGCCAAGAGCCCGGTCGAGCATTTCACCCGCGCGGCGTCCAAAGAGTTTGGCGTGCGCGGCATTTCGGTGAACAATGTGGCGCCCGGACCGATGGACACGCCATTCTTTTATGGCGAGGAGACCCCCGAGCGGGTCGAGTTCCACAAGTCGCAGGCGATGGGCAACCGGCTCACGCTCATCGAGGACATCGCTCCGCTGGTCGTGTTCCTGGTCGGCGAGGGCCACTGGGTGACCGGGCAGACCATCTTCGCCAACGGCGGCTACACCACGCGCTGA
- a CDS encoding LysR family transcriptional regulator, giving the protein MPDPPFDGLSDLRRLRHFIAVVDASGFTRAAEQLHLSQQALSSSVQQLEKQVGATLLVRAGRRIAPTRAGQTLLEEGRTLLAAARTIAAHTRAAASEQPDEFVVGHSPAIDNNDVYAMLAPAIEALPDTSFTALQLFPDQLVAAVRDGSVDLGLRRGVVPQESLATGIARYDALRVAVASAHRLAGRTSVSVADLADETIVLWAPPGSSYYSDFLVNVCRRAGFEPRYRVSRVQGCPPEVAPLTDGGVSFVTSAPGPAAGHAVQVLELEEPVLVPVQALWQPHTASAVRDLILTPTPPAALPRPR; this is encoded by the coding sequence ATGCCTGATCCACCGTTCGACGGCCTTTCCGACCTGCGTCGCCTGCGTCACTTCATCGCCGTCGTCGATGCCTCCGGATTCACCCGCGCGGCCGAGCAGTTGCACCTGTCCCAACAGGCGTTGAGCAGCTCGGTGCAACAGCTCGAGAAGCAGGTCGGCGCAACGCTGTTGGTGCGCGCCGGCCGCAGGATCGCACCCACCCGGGCCGGGCAGACGCTCCTCGAGGAGGGTCGCACCTTGCTCGCGGCCGCGCGCACGATCGCCGCGCACACCCGGGCGGCGGCCAGTGAGCAGCCCGACGAGTTCGTCGTCGGCCACTCCCCAGCGATCGACAACAACGACGTCTACGCGATGCTGGCGCCGGCCATCGAGGCGCTGCCCGACACGTCGTTCACGGCGCTGCAGCTGTTTCCAGATCAGCTTGTGGCCGCGGTGCGCGACGGCTCGGTGGATCTCGGGCTGCGCCGTGGAGTGGTGCCGCAGGAATCGCTGGCCACCGGGATCGCCCGCTACGACGCGCTGCGGGTCGCCGTCGCCAGCGCTCACCGGCTGGCCGGGCGGACGAGCGTGTCCGTCGCCGATCTGGCCGACGAGACCATTGTGCTGTGGGCGCCACCCGGGTCGTCGTATTACAGCGACTTCCTGGTCAATGTCTGTCGCCGCGCGGGTTTTGAGCCGCGGTATCGGGTCAGCCGAGTGCAGGGCTGCCCGCCCGAGGTCGCGCCACTGACCGACGGCGGGGTCTCGTTCGTCACCTCCGCCCCCGGACCGGCGGCCGGCCACGCGGTGCAGGTGCTCGAACTCGAGGAGCCCGTGCTGGTTCCGGTGCAGGCATTGTGGCAGCCGCATACCGCGTCCGCGGTGCGTGACCTGATCCTGACCCCTACCCCGCCAGCAGCTCTTCCGCGACCGCGATGA
- a CDS encoding glycerol-3-phosphate dehydrogenase/oxidase: protein MNSTALNAARRTADLTALADGAPTDVLVIGGGITGAGIALDAVTRGLSVTLVEKHDLAFGTSRWSSKLVHGGLRYLATGNVGIARRSAVERGILMTRNAPHLVRAMPQLVPLLPSMSRPNRALVRAGFLAGDLLRKTAGTSGTVLPGSQRISAQRVIDLAPAVRREGLDGGLLAYDGQLIDDARLVCAVARTAAQRGARILTYTSASQATGTSVTLTDQHTGQSFDVESRAVINATGVWAGEIDASLKLRPSRGTHLVFDAATFGNPIAALTIPIPGELNRFVFAMPEQLGRIYLGLTDEESPGPIPDVPQPTAGEIAFLLDVVNTALGITLDTGDIIGSYAGLRPLIDTGAGHTADVSRDHAVVESSSGVISVIGGKLTEYRHMAEDVVDRAVELRHLDAGGCQTRNLPLVGAPQNPGSATAPMAGLPESLVLRYGAEAANVLATATCDRPAEPVADGIDVTRAEFEYAVTHEGALTVDDIVDRRTRIGLVAADRERVIAVAEELLAG from the coding sequence GTGAACTCGACCGCTCTCAACGCCGCGCGTCGCACCGCCGACCTGACCGCGCTCGCCGACGGCGCGCCCACCGATGTCCTCGTGATCGGCGGCGGCATCACCGGCGCCGGCATCGCGCTGGACGCCGTGACGCGAGGGCTGAGCGTCACTCTTGTGGAAAAGCACGATCTGGCCTTCGGCACCAGCCGATGGAGCTCCAAACTGGTGCACGGTGGGTTGCGCTACCTCGCGACCGGCAACGTCGGGATCGCCCGGCGCAGCGCGGTGGAACGGGGAATCCTGATGACGCGCAACGCCCCTCATCTGGTCCGCGCCATGCCGCAGCTGGTTCCGCTGTTGCCCTCGATGAGCCGGCCGAACCGGGCGCTGGTCCGCGCCGGCTTCCTGGCCGGTGACCTGCTGCGCAAAACGGCCGGCACGTCGGGCACTGTTCTGCCTGGCTCGCAACGCATTTCGGCCCAACGTGTGATCGACCTGGCCCCCGCGGTGCGGCGCGAGGGGCTCGACGGCGGACTGCTGGCCTACGACGGACAGTTGATCGACGACGCCCGCCTTGTCTGCGCCGTCGCCCGGACCGCGGCGCAGCGCGGCGCCCGGATCCTGACCTACACGTCGGCGTCGCAGGCCACCGGCACCTCGGTGACGCTCACCGACCAGCACACCGGCCAATCGTTCGACGTCGAGTCGCGGGCCGTCATCAACGCCACCGGCGTATGGGCCGGCGAGATCGACGCGTCGCTCAAACTGCGGCCCAGTCGCGGCACCCACCTCGTCTTCGACGCCGCAACGTTCGGGAATCCCATTGCGGCGCTGACCATTCCGATTCCCGGCGAGCTCAACCGGTTCGTCTTTGCCATGCCCGAACAACTCGGACGAATCTATCTGGGATTGACCGACGAGGAATCGCCGGGCCCGATTCCCGATGTCCCGCAACCGACGGCGGGAGAGATCGCGTTCCTGCTCGACGTGGTAAACACCGCACTCGGGATCACGCTGGACACGGGCGACATCATCGGCTCGTATGCGGGGCTGCGGCCGCTGATCGACACCGGCGCAGGCCACACGGCCGACGTCTCGCGCGACCACGCCGTCGTCGAATCGTCATCCGGTGTGATCAGCGTCATCGGCGGCAAGCTCACCGAATACCGGCACATGGCCGAGGACGTCGTCGACCGTGCCGTCGAGTTGCGACACCTCGACGCCGGCGGGTGTCAGACTCGAAACCTGCCGTTGGTCGGCGCGCCGCAGAACCCCGGTTCGGCGACCGCGCCGATGGCCGGACTGCCGGAATCGCTGGTCCTGCGTTATGGCGCCGAGGCCGCCAACGTGTTGGCGACGGCTACCTGCGATCGCCCCGCCGAACCGGTGGCCGACGGAATCGACGTCACACGAGCGGAATTCGAGTACGCCGTCACCCACGAGGGCGCTCTGACTGTCGACGACATCGTCGACCGGCGCACCCGGATCGGCTTGGTCGCTGCCGACCGCGAACGCGTCATCGCGGTCGCGGAAGAGCTGCTGGCGGGGTAG
- a CDS encoding TetR/AcrR family transcriptional regulator, translating into MLSISNAPVQDRILAAAASCVVDFGVERVTLAEIARRAGVSRPTVYRRWPDTRSVLAALLTSHITEALAEVPARGSGRAALVDRVVAVAERLRGDELVMAVLRSELALVYIAQRLGSSQQMLIEALADGLRAAQSDGSVRPGDPRQMAAMVLLITQSTIQSAQIVRPILDADALATELAHSLNGYLA; encoded by the coding sequence ATGCTGTCAATCAGTAACGCTCCGGTGCAGGACCGGATCCTGGCGGCCGCGGCGAGCTGTGTCGTCGATTTCGGCGTCGAGCGGGTGACGCTGGCCGAGATCGCGCGGCGTGCGGGCGTGAGCCGGCCGACCGTGTACCGCCGCTGGCCCGACACTCGCTCGGTGCTGGCCGCGCTGTTGACCAGCCACATCACCGAGGCGCTGGCGGAGGTGCCGGCGCGTGGCAGCGGACGCGCCGCACTGGTCGACCGGGTCGTTGCCGTAGCCGAGCGGCTGCGGGGTGACGAGCTGGTGATGGCCGTGCTGCGTTCGGAATTGGCGCTGGTCTACATCGCCCAGCGGCTGGGCAGCAGCCAGCAGATGCTCATCGAGGCGCTCGCCGACGGGCTTCGGGCGGCGCAGTCCGACGGCAGCGTGCGCCCCGGCGATCCTCGCCAGATGGCCGCGATGGTGCTGCTGATCACCCAATCGACCATCCAGTCGGCACAGATCGTCCGCCCGATCCTCGACGCTGATGCGTTGGCGACTGAGCTCGCTCACTCGTTGAACGGATACCTGGCGTGA
- a CDS encoding FAD-binding oxidoreductase, producing MKWNAWGDPREAKPLSDGIRSLLVQALGVTGAPETELKADEVRLRPSALTTDRLDALTAIVGPDHCRVDDRDRLLHAGGKSTLDLLRRKDAGVQDAPDAVLLPGTDDEVAAILRYCSQHGIAVVPFGGGTSVVGGLDPIRGGFTAAVSLDLRRFDQLLSFDEVSGEAEFGAGVTGPRAEELLGAHGFSLGHFPQSFEFASLGGFAATRSSGQDSAGYGRFDDMVRGLRIVTPAGVLDLGRAPQSAAGPDLRQLVIGSEGVFGVITQVRVAVHPKPQATRYEAWSFPDFATGTAALRAVTQTDTGPTVIRLSDEAETGVNLATTESIGENEITGGCLAITVFEGSEAHAESRHAETRALMTAHGGTSLGEGPARAWERGRFGAPYLRDALLAGGALCETLETATDWSNIPALKTAVTEALTNALAESGTPALVLCHISHVYATGASLYFTVVAGQRGNPIEQWRAAKAAACDAIVAAGATITHHHAVGADHRPWMADEIGELGVRVLRAVKATLDPAGILNPGKLIP from the coding sequence ATGAAGTGGAATGCCTGGGGCGATCCGCGCGAAGCCAAACCACTCTCCGACGGCATTCGCTCGCTCTTGGTCCAGGCACTGGGCGTCACCGGCGCTCCCGAGACTGAACTCAAGGCCGACGAGGTGCGGTTGCGTCCGTCGGCGCTGACGACGGACCGCCTCGACGCGCTCACCGCGATCGTCGGGCCTGATCACTGCCGCGTCGACGACCGGGACCGGCTGCTGCACGCCGGCGGCAAGTCGACGCTCGACCTGTTGCGACGCAAAGACGCTGGCGTCCAAGACGCCCCTGACGCCGTCCTGCTGCCCGGCACCGACGACGAAGTCGCCGCGATCCTGCGGTACTGCTCCCAGCACGGCATCGCGGTTGTCCCCTTCGGCGGCGGCACCAGCGTGGTCGGCGGACTCGACCCGATCCGCGGCGGGTTCACCGCGGCGGTGTCGTTGGACCTACGCCGCTTCGACCAACTGCTGTCCTTCGACGAGGTGTCCGGGGAGGCGGAATTCGGCGCCGGTGTCACCGGGCCGCGGGCCGAGGAATTGCTTGGCGCGCACGGCTTTTCACTCGGGCACTTCCCGCAGAGCTTTGAATTCGCCAGCCTCGGTGGTTTCGCCGCGACCCGCTCGTCGGGTCAAGACTCGGCGGGCTACGGCCGCTTCGATGACATGGTGCGCGGATTGCGGATCGTCACCCCCGCCGGGGTGCTGGATCTCGGACGGGCCCCGCAGTCGGCCGCCGGTCCTGATCTGCGGCAACTGGTGATCGGCTCGGAAGGCGTGTTCGGGGTCATCACCCAGGTGCGGGTGGCCGTACACCCGAAGCCGCAGGCCACCCGCTACGAAGCCTGGTCGTTCCCCGACTTCGCCACGGGCACAGCGGCTTTGCGCGCTGTCACCCAGACGGATACCGGCCCGACCGTGATCCGGTTGTCTGACGAGGCCGAGACCGGGGTCAACCTGGCGACCACCGAATCCATCGGCGAGAACGAGATCACCGGCGGGTGTCTGGCGATCACCGTATTCGAAGGCAGCGAAGCGCACGCCGAGAGCAGGCACGCCGAAACACGGGCGCTGATGACGGCCCACGGCGGCACCTCCCTGGGCGAGGGCCCGGCCCGGGCGTGGGAACGCGGCCGCTTCGGCGCTCCCTACCTGCGCGACGCACTGCTGGCCGGCGGCGCACTGTGCGAGACCCTCGAGACGGCGACCGACTGGTCGAACATCCCCGCGTTGAAAACCGCGGTCACCGAGGCGCTGACCAACGCGCTAGCCGAATCCGGCACGCCCGCCCTTGTGCTGTGCCACATTTCCCATGTGTATGCCACCGGCGCATCGCTGTACTTCACCGTCGTCGCCGGACAGCGCGGTAACCCGATCGAGCAGTGGCGGGCCGCCAAGGCTGCCGCATGTGACGCGATCGTCGCGGCCGGCGCGACCATCACCCACCACCACGCCGTCGGTGCCGACCATCGGCCATGGATGGCCGACGAAATCGGTGAGCTCGGCGTGCGGGTGCTGCGTGCGGTGAAGGCGACGCTGGACCCCGCGGGAATCCTCAACCCTGGCAAGCTGATTCCGTGA
- a CDS encoding diacylglycerol kinase, which produces MTGRVTVLTNPASGHGNAPHAAEKAITRLQQRGVDVVAIVGSDAEHARRLLHAAVDSGTDALVVVGGDGVVTEALQALAETDIPLGIVPAGTGNDHAREFGLPTKDPVAAADVIADGFTQTIDLGRIRHHDGKAKYFGTVAAAGFDSLVTDRANRMRWPRGRMRYNLAMLAELSQLRLLPFRLVLDGRDEIFTDLTLAAFGNTRSYGGGMLVCPNADPSDGQLDITMVHSASRTRLIRLFPTVYKGTHVDLDEVTTARVSTVDVESPGINVYADGDFACALPAQISAVKDALRILRPAS; this is translated from the coding sequence GTGACTGGCCGGGTGACCGTCCTGACCAATCCGGCGTCCGGGCACGGCAACGCGCCGCACGCCGCCGAGAAGGCGATCACTCGACTGCAGCAGCGTGGCGTCGACGTGGTGGCCATCGTCGGCAGCGACGCCGAGCACGCGCGCCGCCTGCTGCATGCCGCGGTCGACAGCGGCACCGACGCCCTTGTCGTCGTGGGCGGCGACGGCGTCGTCACCGAAGCGTTGCAGGCCCTCGCCGAGACCGACATTCCCCTGGGCATCGTCCCCGCCGGCACTGGTAACGACCACGCGCGTGAATTCGGTTTGCCGACAAAAGATCCGGTCGCGGCCGCCGACGTCATCGCCGACGGCTTCACCCAGACCATCGACCTCGGCCGGATCCGCCACCACGACGGTAAGGCCAAATATTTCGGCACCGTCGCCGCCGCCGGATTCGACTCCCTGGTCACCGACCGGGCCAACCGGATGCGCTGGCCGCGCGGCCGGATGCGCTACAACCTGGCCATGCTCGCCGAACTGTCGCAGTTGCGCCTGCTGCCTTTCCGGTTGGTCCTCGACGGCCGCGACGAGATCTTCACCGACCTCACGCTGGCCGCATTCGGTAACACCCGCAGCTACGGCGGCGGAATGTTGGTCTGCCCCAACGCCGATCCGAGCGACGGCCAACTCGACATCACCATGGTCCACTCCGCTTCGCGGACCCGACTGATCCGCCTGTTCCCCACCGTTTACAAGGGCACCCACGTCGACCTCGACGAGGTGACCACTGCCCGGGTCAGCACGGTCGACGTCGAATCGCCCGGCATCAACGTCTACGCCGACGGCGACTTCGCCTGCGCGCTGCCCGCCCAAATCTCGGCCGTAAAGGACGCGTTACGCATCCTGCGGCCGGCTTCGTAA
- a CDS encoding DUF732 domain-containing protein has product MLCTAALLSAGTATADPNDDAFISALTKNGIPIADRDSATAIGQSVCDGFDQRQKSSYVAMRVMKQSGLSLKQSSYVVGVAISAYCPEYVGRTDPSARWMIPLPPLM; this is encoded by the coding sequence ATGCTGTGTACTGCGGCGTTGTTGTCCGCGGGAACGGCCACCGCCGACCCGAATGACGATGCGTTCATCTCCGCGCTGACCAAGAATGGGATCCCCATTGCTGATCGCGACTCCGCGACGGCGATCGGACAGTCCGTGTGCGACGGCTTCGACCAACGTCAGAAATCCAGCTACGTGGCGATGCGGGTGATGAAGCAAAGCGGGTTGTCGCTGAAACAATCCAGCTACGTTGTCGGCGTCGCCATTTCGGCCTACTGCCCGGAATACGTCGGACGCACCGACCCTTCGGCGCGCTGGATGATTCCGCTGCCGCCGCTGATGTGA
- a CDS encoding DUF3145 domain-containing protein, which translates to MRASNQFADVTTGVVYIHASPAAVCPHVEWALSSTLSSKANLKWTPQPAMPGQLRAVTNWVGPVGTGARLADALRSWTVLRFEVTEDPSAGVDGHRFCHTPQLGLWNGAMSANGDVMIGEMRLRSMMAAGADALAAELDSALGTAWDDALEPYRDGGDGAEISWLNRGVG; encoded by the coding sequence ATGCGCGCGTCGAACCAGTTCGCGGACGTGACGACCGGTGTGGTCTATATCCATGCCTCGCCCGCCGCGGTATGTCCGCATGTCGAGTGGGCGCTCTCGTCGACGCTGTCGTCCAAAGCCAATCTCAAATGGACCCCGCAACCGGCGATGCCGGGACAGCTCCGTGCGGTCACCAACTGGGTAGGGCCGGTCGGCACCGGCGCGCGGCTGGCTGACGCGCTGCGCTCCTGGACGGTGTTGCGTTTCGAGGTCACCGAGGATCCGAGCGCCGGCGTCGACGGGCACCGGTTCTGCCACACCCCCCAGCTCGGCTTGTGGAACGGGGCGATGAGCGCAAACGGCGACGTGATGATCGGCGAGATGCGGTTGCGCTCGATGATGGCCGCCGGCGCCGACGCGCTGGCCGCTGAGTTGGACTCGGCGCTGGGCACCGCGTGGGACGACGCGCTCGAACCGTACCGCGACGGCGGTGACGGCGCCGAGATCTCCTGGCTCAACCGCGGTGTCGGCTAG
- a CDS encoding serine hydrolase domain-containing protein has product MPGLSALHALDDWPVTNAAAAVVGRHGVLATHGDTARQFVLASVTKPLVARAAQVAIEEGAVDLDTAAGPPGSTVRHLLSHTSGLAMLDNKTLARPGTRRVYSNYGFAVLAGAVQEASGIEFSRYLVEAVLEPLGMTATRLDGGAPAAGYGAVSTIEDLAAFARDLLSPAIVSPEMHAGAISVQFPGLDGVLPGYGVQRPNDWGLGFEIRDAKTPHWTGAGNSPGTFGHFGQSGTLIWADPAAKLALVVLTDRDFGDWARPLWPALSDRVLREYESD; this is encoded by the coding sequence ATGCCCGGACTCTCCGCACTTCACGCGCTCGACGACTGGCCGGTGACCAACGCGGCCGCCGCCGTCGTCGGGCGGCACGGTGTGCTGGCCACCCACGGCGACACCGCGCGGCAGTTCGTCCTCGCATCGGTGACCAAGCCGTTGGTGGCGCGGGCGGCGCAGGTGGCGATCGAGGAAGGCGCGGTCGACCTCGACACCGCTGCCGGACCGCCGGGTTCGACGGTGCGGCACCTGCTGTCGCACACCTCGGGCCTGGCGATGCTCGACAACAAGACGCTGGCCCGACCCGGCACCCGTCGGGTGTATTCGAACTACGGCTTCGCGGTGCTGGCTGGCGCCGTGCAAGAGGCGTCCGGCATCGAGTTCAGTCGTTACCTCGTTGAGGCGGTGCTGGAGCCTTTGGGCATGACCGCGACCCGCCTCGACGGTGGCGCGCCGGCAGCGGGCTACGGGGCGGTATCCACGATCGAGGATCTGGCGGCGTTCGCGAGGGACTTGCTATCGCCCGCCATCGTGTCGCCCGAGATGCACGCCGGGGCGATCAGCGTCCAGTTTCCGGGTCTTGACGGCGTTCTCCCTGGCTACGGGGTGCAGCGGCCCAACGATTGGGGGCTGGGCTTCGAAATCCGGGACGCCAAAACGCCCCATTGGACCGGGGCGGGCAACTCGCCGGGCACCTTCGGTCATTTCGGCCAGTCAGGCACGCTGATCTGGGCAGATCCCGCGGCGAAGCTGGCATTGGTGGTGCTCACCGACCGCGATTTCGGCGACTGGGCGCGGCCGCTGTGGCCGGCGCTTTCTGACAGAGTGCTGAGGGAATACGAGTCGGACTAG